From Streptomyces sp. NBC_00690, a single genomic window includes:
- a CDS encoding TetR/AcrR family transcriptional regulator, which translates to MAEHRTMQRDALLDAARSLLSEGGTEALTFPALAERTGLARSSVYEYFRSRAAVVEELCAVDFPVWAAEVEGAMARADTAEGKIEAYVRQQLTLVGDRRHRAVVAISASELDAGAREKIRAAHGGLITMIGEALGELGHRQPRLAAMLLQGVVDAAVRRIELGAAEEPDVIANAAVSMALRGVQT; encoded by the coding sequence GTGGCCGAGCACCGGACCATGCAGCGCGACGCTCTGCTCGACGCCGCGCGTTCCCTCCTGTCCGAAGGCGGTACGGAGGCACTGACCTTCCCCGCCCTCGCCGAGCGCACGGGCCTCGCCCGCTCCTCGGTGTACGAGTACTTCCGCTCCCGAGCCGCGGTCGTCGAGGAACTGTGCGCCGTCGACTTCCCCGTCTGGGCCGCCGAGGTCGAGGGCGCAATGGCCCGTGCGGACACGGCCGAAGGGAAGATCGAGGCGTATGTGCGCCAGCAGCTCACCCTCGTGGGCGACCGGCGACACCGCGCGGTCGTCGCCATTTCCGCCAGCGAGCTGGATGCCGGCGCCCGGGAGAAGATCCGTGCCGCGCACGGAGGCTTGATCACGATGATCGGCGAGGCGCTCGGTGAACTCGGGCACCGTCAGCCCCGCCTTGCGGCGATGCTGCTGCAAGGAGTGGTCGACGCGGCGGTGCGGCGCATCGAGTTGGGTGCTGCCGAAGAACCGGACGTCATTGCGAATGCCGCCGTCTCCATGGCTCTCCGCGGCGTCCAGACCTGA
- the whiG gene encoding RNA polymerase sigma factor WhiG, giving the protein MPQHTSGSDRAAVPRAARGAVRPPAPSSLEELWRSYKSTGDERLREQLILHYSPLVKYVAGRVSVGLPSNVEQADFVSSGVFGLIDAIEKFDIERSIKFETYAITRIRGAMIDELRALDWIPRSVRQKARAVERAYATLEAQLRRTPSELEVASEMGIAVEELHAVFSQLSLANVVALEELLHVGGEGGDRLSLMDTLEDTAADNPVEVAEDRELRRLLARAINTLPEREKTVVTLYYYEGLTLAEIGNVLGVTESRVSQIHTKSVLQLRAKLADVGR; this is encoded by the coding sequence ATGCCACAGCACACCTCCGGGTCTGACCGCGCGGCAGTACCCCGCGCTGCCCGTGGCGCCGTCCGGCCCCCCGCTCCCTCCTCCTTGGAGGAGCTGTGGCGGTCGTACAAGTCCACCGGGGACGAGCGGCTGCGTGAGCAGTTGATCCTGCACTACTCGCCACTGGTGAAATACGTCGCGGGCCGGGTCAGTGTCGGGCTGCCGTCCAATGTGGAGCAGGCGGATTTCGTCTCGTCCGGGGTCTTCGGGCTGATCGACGCGATCGAGAAGTTCGACATCGAGCGGTCCATCAAGTTCGAGACCTACGCCATCACCCGCATCCGAGGGGCGATGATCGACGAGCTTCGTGCTCTGGATTGGATCCCGCGGTCGGTCCGACAGAAGGCGCGAGCTGTGGAACGCGCCTACGCCACCTTGGAAGCCCAGCTCAGACGGACCCCTTCGGAGCTTGAGGTGGCTTCGGAGATGGGTATCGCAGTTGAGGAACTGCATGCCGTTTTCAGCCAATTGTCTTTGGCGAACGTCGTCGCACTCGAAGAGCTTCTGCATGTCGGCGGCGAGGGTGGCGACCGGCTCAGTCTGATGGACACCCTGGAGGACACGGCGGCCGACAATCCCGTCGAGGTCGCCGAAGACCGTGAACTGCGCCGGCTGCTCGCCCGTGCGATCAACACGCTCCCCGAGCGGGAGAAGACCGTGGTGACCCTCTACTACTACGAGGGCCTCACCCTCGCCGAGATCGGGAACGTCCTCGGTGTGACCGAGAGCAGGGTCAGTCAGATCCACACCAAATCGGTCCTTCAGCTGCGGGCCAAGCTCGCCGACGTGGGCCGTTGA
- a CDS encoding DUF2469 domain-containing protein, producing MSAEDLEKYETEMELKLYREYRDVVGLFKYVIETERRFYLTNDYEMQVHSVQGEVFFEVSMADAWVWDMYRPARFVKQVRVLTFKDVNIEELNKSDLELPGG from the coding sequence ATGAGCGCCGAGGACCTCGAAAAGTACGAGACCGAGATGGAGCTGAAGCTCTACCGGGAGTATCGAGACGTCGTCGGATTGTTCAAATACGTGATCGAGACCGAGCGTCGTTTCTATCTCACCAATGACTACGAGATGCAGGTGCACTCGGTTCAGGGTGAGGTGTTCTTCGAGGTGTCGATGGCGGACGCCTGGGTCTGGGACATGTACCGCCCTGCGAGATTCGTGAAGCAGGTTCGCGTCCTCACGTTCAAGGACGTGAACATCGAGGAGCTGAACAAGAGCGACCTCGAACTTCCGGGTGGCTGA
- the lepB gene encoding signal peptidase I has protein sequence MGTIRTDDGRGRLGNVLSSVAVAVGCVLFLGGFAWGAVVYRPYTVPTDSMAPTVEIGDRVLAQRIDGDEVRRGDIVVFRDAGWGDLPMVKRVVAVGGDEVACCSDGRKLTVNGVPIEEPYLPDAVPASPGNFTAKVPAGQLFLLGDERIGSLDSRTHLEDPGQGSVARSAVEARLDAVAWPLGGGVLERPQSFAQLPGGVSRPGPVKLIVGSVLVGAVLIFGGAAWGPLARGLLARRRGKVPADAG, from the coding sequence ATGGGAACGATACGGACGGATGACGGCCGCGGCCGGCTCGGCAATGTGTTGTCGAGCGTGGCCGTGGCCGTCGGCTGTGTGCTCTTCCTCGGGGGCTTCGCCTGGGGCGCGGTCGTCTACCGGCCGTACACCGTGCCGACGGACTCCATGGCGCCCACGGTCGAGATCGGAGACCGGGTGCTCGCACAACGGATCGACGGCGACGAGGTGCGGCGCGGTGACATCGTCGTCTTCCGGGACGCCGGCTGGGGCGATCTGCCCATGGTCAAGAGGGTGGTCGCCGTCGGCGGTGACGAGGTGGCCTGCTGCAGTGATGGCCGGAAGCTCACCGTCAACGGCGTTCCGATCGAGGAACCGTATCTGCCTGACGCAGTCCCCGCGTCGCCCGGCAACTTCACCGCCAAGGTGCCCGCGGGGCAGCTCTTTCTGCTGGGCGACGAGCGGATCGGTTCCCTGGACTCCCGTACCCACCTTGAGGACCCCGGACAGGGGTCGGTCGCCCGTTCCGCAGTGGAGGCACGGCTGGACGCGGTTGCCTGGCCCCTGGGCGGGGGAGTGCTGGAGCGACCGCAGAGCTTCGCCCAGCTGCCGGGCGGGGTGTCACGACCCGGGCCGGTGAAGCTGATCGTGGGGTCGGTGCTGGTCGGGGCGGTGCTGATCTTCGGTGGGGCGGCCTGGGGACCGTTGGCGCGAGGACTCCTTGCACGACGACGGGGGAAGGTGCCCGCGGATGCCGGATGA
- a CDS encoding YraN family protein — protein MNGTGALGRYGEELAARLLTEAGMTVLARNWRYGRVGEIDIVAHDGDALVICEVKTRRPGPFGQPLAAITPTKSDRLKHLAECWLQQQGGAPPGGVRIDVVAVLVPRRGAPLVEHVRGVA, from the coding sequence ATGAACGGTACGGGGGCACTGGGACGGTACGGCGAGGAGTTGGCAGCGCGGCTGCTGACCGAAGCCGGAATGACGGTGCTGGCGAGGAACTGGCGCTATGGACGGGTCGGCGAGATCGACATCGTGGCCCACGACGGTGATGCCCTGGTCATCTGTGAGGTGAAGACCCGCAGGCCCGGGCCTTTCGGGCAACCACTGGCCGCGATCACTCCCACGAAGTCCGATCGGTTGAAACACCTTGCCGAGTGTTGGCTCCAGCAGCAGGGGGGAGCCCCGCCCGGCGGCGTGCGGATCGATGTGGTGGCGGTGCTCGTGCCCCGAAGGGGAGCACCCCTGGTCGAACACGTCCGAGGGGTGGCCTGA
- the frr gene encoding ribosome recycling factor: protein MIEETLLEAEEKMEKAVVVAKEDFAAIRTGRAHPAMFNKIVADYYGALTPINQLASFSVPEPRMAVVTPFDKSALRNIEQAIRDSDLGVNPSNDGNIIRVVFPELTEERRRDYIKVAKSKAEDSKISIRSVRRKAKEAIDKLVKDGEVGEDEGRRGEKELDDTTAKHVAQVDELLKHKEAELLEV, encoded by the coding sequence GTGATCGAAGAGACCCTCCTCGAAGCCGAGGAGAAGATGGAGAAGGCCGTCGTGGTCGCCAAGGAGGACTTCGCGGCGATCCGTACTGGCCGGGCGCACCCGGCGATGTTCAACAAGATCGTGGCCGACTACTACGGTGCACTGACCCCGATCAACCAACTGGCCTCGTTCTCGGTGCCGGAGCCGCGCATGGCGGTGGTGACCCCGTTCGACAAGAGCGCGCTGCGCAACATCGAGCAGGCGATCCGTGACTCGGACCTCGGGGTCAACCCGAGCAACGACGGCAACATCATCCGTGTGGTGTTCCCGGAGCTGACCGAGGAGCGCCGCCGCGACTACATCAAGGTTGCCAAGAGCAAGGCCGAGGACTCGAAGATCTCGATCCGCTCCGTGCGCCGCAAGGCCAAGGAAGCCATCGACAAGCTCGTCAAGGACGGCGAGGTCGGCGAGGACGAGGGGCGCCGCGGGGAGAAGGAGCTCGACGACACCACCGCCAAGCACGTGGCCCAGGTGGACGAGCTGCTGAAGCACAAGGAAGCCGAGCTGCTCGAAGTCTGA
- a CDS encoding NUDIX hydrolase: MTAADGSPATGERLRKVARVVLLDPQDRILLMHGCEPDDPTDSWWFTPGGGLEGDETREEAALRELAEETGITDVQWGPLLWQRYCSFLFDGRRWDQDEWYFLARTTQTVAGPRALTALEQRSVTGLRWWTSAELSSARETVYPTKLAELLRTLLAEGPPSMPVVLAPEIV; the protein is encoded by the coding sequence CTGACAGCAGCGGATGGATCTCCGGCCACGGGCGAACGCCTGAGGAAGGTGGCTCGTGTGGTCCTCCTCGACCCCCAGGACCGCATCTTGCTGATGCACGGCTGTGAGCCGGACGATCCCACCGACTCCTGGTGGTTCACCCCCGGGGGCGGACTGGAAGGCGATGAGACCCGTGAGGAGGCCGCACTGCGCGAACTGGCCGAGGAAACGGGGATCACGGATGTGCAGTGGGGGCCGTTGCTCTGGCAGCGGTACTGCTCCTTCCTCTTCGACGGCAGGCGGTGGGACCAGGACGAGTGGTACTTCTTGGCACGCACCACCCAGACCGTGGCGGGCCCGCGCGCACTCACCGCACTGGAGCAGCGCAGCGTCACGGGTCTGAGGTGGTGGACCTCCGCCGAACTGTCCTCGGCGCGTGAGACGGTGTACCCGACCAAGCTCGCCGAGTTGCTGCGCACGCTGCTCGCCGAGGGTCCTCCGAGCATGCCGGTCGTCCTGGCCCCCGAAATCGTCTAG
- the pyrH gene encoding UMP kinase encodes MNKGADANQAPGDNSDHDGNHEVNKAGRFMLKLSGEAFSGGGGLGVDPDVVHAIAREIAAVVRDGAQIAIVIGGGNFFRGAELQVRGMDRARSDYMGMLGTVMNCLALQDFLEKEGIDSRVQTAITMGQVAEPYIPLRAVRHLEKGRVVIFGAGMGMPYFSTDTTAAQRALEIDAEALLMGKNGVDGVYDSDPKANPDAVKYDALEYGEVITRDLKVADATAITLCRDNSLPILVFELRTEGNIARAVRGEKIGTLVSDRGTRA; translated from the coding sequence ATGAACAAGGGCGCGGACGCCAACCAGGCTCCCGGCGACAACAGCGATCACGACGGGAATCACGAAGTGAACAAGGCCGGACGCTTCATGCTGAAGCTCTCCGGTGAAGCGTTCTCGGGCGGCGGGGGGCTCGGTGTCGACCCCGACGTCGTCCACGCCATCGCCCGCGAGATCGCCGCGGTCGTCCGTGACGGTGCCCAGATCGCCATCGTGATCGGTGGCGGTAACTTCTTCCGCGGCGCCGAACTCCAGGTGCGCGGTATGGACCGAGCCCGTTCCGACTACATGGGCATGCTCGGCACCGTGATGAACTGCCTCGCACTCCAGGACTTCCTGGAGAAGGAGGGCATCGACTCCCGGGTCCAGACCGCGATCACCATGGGTCAGGTCGCAGAGCCGTACATCCCGCTGCGGGCCGTGCGCCACTTGGAGAAGGGCCGCGTCGTGATCTTCGGCGCCGGCATGGGAATGCCGTACTTCTCCACGGACACCACCGCAGCCCAGCGTGCTCTGGAGATCGACGCCGAAGCCCTGCTGATGGGGAAGAACGGTGTCGACGGGGTCTATGACTCCGACCCCAAGGCCAATCCCGACGCGGTGAAGTACGACGCGCTGGAGTACGGCGAGGTGATCACCCGGGACCTCAAGGTCGCCGACGCCACCGCCATCACGCTCTGCCGCGACAACTCCCTCCCCATCCTGGTCTTCGAACTGCGCACCGAGGGCAATATCGCGCGAGCCGTCCGGGGTGAGAAGATCGGCACCCTGGTGAGCGATCGGGGCACCCGAGCCTGA
- a CDS encoding YifB family Mg chelatase-like AAA ATPase, with the protein MSFARACSVALVGVEGVLVEVQADLERGVPAFALVGLPDKSLVESRDRVRAAMVNSGAEWPQMKLTVGLSPASVPKGGSGFDLAIATAVLGASGRIDPGAMTDLVLIGELGLDGRVRPVRGVLPAVLAAAAAGYRQVVVPEQTAGEAALVPGVSVLGVRSLRQLIAVLNDEPVPDEVPAPEGSPDSSLAGLMVPGAGLGTGLGASPSGCADLADVAGQHMARTALEVAAAGGHHLMLHGPPGAGKTMLAERLPGVLPPLTQEEALEVTAVHSVAGILPPDQPLVRTAPYCAPHHSATMPSLVGGGNGLPRPGAVSLAHRGVLFLDEAPEFSAKSLDALRQPLESGHVVVARSGGVVRLPARFLLVLAANPCPCGRHAVNGAGCECPPSVVRRYQARLSGPLLDRIDLRVGVGPVSRSDLLGPGGGGETTAAVAARVLAARGRARSRLTGTPWRVNSEVPGHELRTRWRAGPGALAAAERDMERGLLTARGLDRVLRVAWTLADLADRDRPEKTDVDLALALRTGVARGTPQRVGTRSR; encoded by the coding sequence ATGTCCTTCGCACGGGCCTGCTCCGTGGCGCTCGTGGGCGTCGAGGGCGTCTTGGTGGAGGTCCAGGCGGACTTGGAACGGGGGGTGCCGGCCTTCGCGCTGGTGGGGCTGCCTGACAAAAGCCTGGTGGAGAGCCGCGACCGGGTGCGGGCGGCCATGGTCAACTCGGGGGCCGAGTGGCCGCAGATGAAGCTGACGGTGGGTCTGAGCCCGGCATCCGTCCCCAAGGGAGGGAGCGGATTCGATCTGGCGATCGCCACCGCCGTGCTCGGGGCGTCGGGACGCATCGACCCCGGTGCCATGACCGATCTGGTGCTGATCGGTGAGCTCGGTCTCGACGGCAGGGTCCGGCCGGTGCGCGGGGTGCTGCCCGCGGTGCTCGCAGCCGCGGCGGCGGGATACCGGCAGGTCGTCGTCCCGGAACAGACCGCCGGCGAAGCCGCGCTGGTGCCGGGCGTCTCCGTACTGGGCGTGCGGAGCCTGCGCCAGTTGATCGCCGTGCTCAACGACGAACCGGTCCCGGACGAAGTCCCTGCGCCCGAAGGCAGCCCGGACAGTTCACTGGCCGGGCTGATGGTCCCCGGGGCCGGCCTGGGTACCGGGCTCGGCGCATCACCCAGCGGTTGCGCCGACCTCGCTGACGTCGCGGGGCAGCATATGGCGCGCACGGCGCTTGAGGTCGCCGCGGCGGGTGGGCACCATCTGATGCTCCATGGACCACCGGGCGCCGGGAAGACGATGCTCGCCGAGCGTTTGCCCGGAGTGCTGCCACCCCTGACCCAGGAGGAGGCGTTGGAGGTCACGGCGGTCCACTCGGTGGCGGGCATCTTGCCGCCCGATCAACCTCTGGTGCGCACCGCTCCCTACTGTGCGCCACATCATTCGGCGACCATGCCCTCTCTGGTCGGCGGGGGGAACGGTCTTCCGAGGCCGGGTGCGGTCTCCTTGGCCCACCGCGGGGTCCTCTTCTTGGACGAGGCGCCGGAGTTCTCCGCCAAGTCGTTGGACGCACTGCGGCAGCCGCTGGAATCGGGCCATGTGGTGGTGGCGCGGAGCGGAGGGGTGGTGAGGCTTCCTGCGCGCTTTCTGCTCGTCCTCGCTGCGAACCCCTGTCCCTGCGGGCGGCACGCGGTCAACGGGGCGGGGTGCGAGTGCCCCCCTTCGGTGGTTCGGCGCTATCAGGCTCGGCTGTCAGGGCCCCTGCTCGACCGCATCGACCTCCGGGTCGGAGTCGGCCCCGTCAGCCGAAGCGATCTTCTGGGGCCAGGAGGAGGCGGCGAGACCACCGCGGCGGTCGCCGCCAGGGTCCTGGCAGCAAGGGGACGGGCCCGATCGCGGTTGACCGGTACCCCTTGGAGGGTGAACAGCGAAGTGCCCGGCCATGAATTGCGGACGCGGTGGCGGGCCGGTCCAGGGGCACTTGCCGCGGCCGAACGGGATATGGAGCGCGGTCTGCTCACGGCACGCGGGCTTGACCGGGTGCTGCGGGTGGCCTGGACGCTGGCGGATCTGGCAGATCGGGATCGGCCGGAGAAGACTGATGTCGATCTTGCGCTGGCCCTGCGCACCGGAGTGGCCCGAGGAACGCCACAACGGGTCGGCACCAGGAGTCGGTGA
- the lepB gene encoding signal peptidase I: protein MAVGARSGHEQPDDRPGRPAEPSPPASGDLDGEPSKDGSSGSFDDPPGDVGGDDHGRKKQRSFWKELPLLVGIALILALLIKTFLVQAFSIPSDSMQNTLQRGDRVLVDKLTPWFGSEPERGEVVVFHDPGNWLDGEPTPEPNVLQKFLSFIGLMPSAEEKDLIKRTIAIEGDTIECRKGGPVKVNGKVLDEPYIYPGNTACDDQPFGPFKVPKDRIWVMGDHRQNSKDSRYHMEDVNEGFVPVDKVVGRAVVVAWPVNRWATLPVPSTFDQSGLNAAASVAVSSAPLAMGALGAVPIVLWRRKRLTAGSTPR, encoded by the coding sequence CCGGATGACAGGCCGGGGAGGCCCGCCGAGCCATCCCCGCCGGCGTCGGGCGATCTGGACGGGGAGCCCTCGAAGGACGGTTCGTCCGGCTCGTTCGACGATCCCCCCGGTGATGTCGGGGGTGACGACCATGGAAGGAAGAAGCAGCGCTCCTTCTGGAAGGAACTGCCCCTCCTGGTCGGCATCGCGCTGATTCTCGCGCTGCTGATCAAGACCTTCCTGGTGCAGGCGTTCTCGATTCCTTCGGACTCGATGCAGAACACCCTCCAGCGCGGTGACCGGGTGCTGGTGGACAAGCTCACCCCGTGGTTCGGCTCCGAGCCCGAGCGCGGCGAGGTCGTGGTCTTCCACGACCCCGGCAACTGGCTGGACGGCGAGCCCACGCCCGAGCCGAACGTGTTGCAGAAGTTCCTCAGCTTCATCGGCCTGATGCCGTCGGCGGAGGAGAAGGACCTGATCAAGCGGACCATCGCCATCGAGGGCGACACGATCGAGTGTCGCAAGGGCGGACCGGTCAAGGTCAACGGCAAGGTGCTCGACGAGCCGTACATCTACCCAGGCAACACCGCCTGTGACGACCAGCCATTCGGTCCGTTCAAGGTGCCGAAGGACCGGATCTGGGTGATGGGCGACCACCGTCAGAACTCCAAGGACTCCCGGTACCACATGGAGGACGTCAACGAGGGCTTCGTCCCCGTCGACAAGGTCGTCGGTCGGGCCGTGGTCGTGGCATGGCCGGTCAACCGCTGGGCGACGCTCCCCGTACCGTCCACCTTCGACCAGTCCGGTCTGAACGCCGCAGCGTCCGTCGCGGTGTCGTCCGCGCCACTGGCGATGGGGGCCCTCGGCGCCGTGCCGATCGTGCTGTGGCGCAGGAAGCGGCTGACCGCCGGGTCCACCCCCCGATAG
- the tsf gene encoding translation elongation factor Ts: MANYTAADIKKLRELTGAGMMDCKKALDEAEGSVDKAVELLRVKGQKGVAKRESRSAENGAVVSLISEDQTSGVLLELKCETDFVAKSDKFQTVANTLAAHVAASSPADLDALLASEIEAGKTVQAYVDEANANLGEKIVLDRFAQFTGAYVGVYMHRTMPDLPPQVGVLVELDKAGDEAAVVAKDVAQHIAAFSPKYLSRDEVPADVVENERRVAEATSREEGKPEAALPKIVEGRVNGFFKEVTLLEQAFAKDNKKSVQKILDEAGVTLTRFVRIRVGA; this comes from the coding sequence ATGGCGAACTACACCGCCGCTGACATCAAGAAGCTCCGTGAGCTGACCGGCGCCGGCATGATGGACTGCAAGAAGGCGCTGGACGAGGCCGAGGGCAGTGTCGACAAGGCCGTCGAGCTGCTCCGCGTCAAGGGGCAGAAGGGCGTCGCCAAGCGCGAGAGCCGCAGCGCTGAGAACGGCGCCGTCGTCTCCCTCATCTCCGAGGACCAGACCTCCGGCGTGCTGCTTGAGCTGAAGTGCGAGACGGACTTCGTCGCCAAGAGTGACAAGTTCCAGACCGTCGCCAACACGCTTGCCGCGCACGTCGCCGCGAGCTCCCCGGCTGACCTCGACGCCCTGCTCGCCTCCGAGATCGAGGCCGGCAAGACCGTTCAGGCGTACGTCGACGAGGCCAACGCCAACCTCGGCGAGAAGATCGTCCTCGACCGTTTCGCGCAGTTCACCGGCGCGTACGTGGGCGTCTACATGCACCGCACCATGCCCGACCTTCCGCCGCAGGTCGGCGTGCTGGTCGAGCTGGACAAGGCCGGTGACGAGGCCGCCGTCGTCGCCAAGGACGTCGCGCAGCACATCGCCGCCTTCTCGCCCAAGTACCTCAGCCGCGACGAGGTCCCGGCCGACGTCGTGGAGAACGAGCGTCGCGTTGCCGAGGCCACCTCGCGTGAGGAGGGCAAGCCCGAGGCCGCCCTTCCGAAGATCGTCGAGGGTCGGGTCAACGGCTTCTTCAAGGAGGTCACCCTTCTTGAGCAGGCGTTCGCCAAGGACAACAAGAAGTCCGTCCAGAAGATCCTGGACGAGGCCGGCGTCACGCTGACGCGCTTCGTCCGCATTCGCGTCGGCGCCTGA
- the rpsB gene encoding 30S ribosomal protein S2 has product MAVVTMRELLESGVHFGHQTRRWNPKMKRFIFTERNGIYIIDLLQSLSYIDRAYEFVKETVAHGGSIMFVGTKKQAQEAIAEQATRVGMPYVNQRWLGGMLTNFSTVYKRLQRLKELEQIDFDDVAASGLTKKELLVLSREKAKLEKTLGGIREMQKVPSAVWIVDTKKEHIAVGEARKLHIPVVAILDTNCDPDEVDYKIPGNDDAIRSVTLLTRVIADAVAEGLIARSGVATGDSKPGDKAVGEPLAEWERDLLEGDKKSDDAEKPAEAAAETAADDAPAAEAEAPAAADEAPAAEAEADAPVAEAPAADAEQQA; this is encoded by the coding sequence ATGGCCGTCGTCACGATGCGGGAGCTGCTGGAAAGCGGCGTCCACTTCGGTCACCAGACCCGTCGCTGGAACCCGAAGATGAAGCGCTTCATCTTCACCGAGCGCAACGGCATCTACATCATCGACCTGCTCCAGTCGCTGTCGTACATCGACCGCGCCTACGAGTTCGTCAAGGAGACCGTCGCCCACGGCGGCTCCATCATGTTCGTCGGCACCAAGAAGCAGGCCCAGGAGGCGATCGCCGAGCAGGCGACCCGCGTGGGCATGCCGTACGTCAACCAGCGTTGGCTCGGTGGCATGCTGACCAACTTCTCCACGGTCTACAAGCGGCTCCAGCGCCTCAAGGAGCTTGAGCAGATCGACTTCGACGATGTGGCCGCGTCCGGCCTTACCAAGAAGGAGCTGCTGGTCCTCTCCCGCGAGAAGGCCAAGCTGGAGAAGACCCTGGGCGGCATCCGCGAGATGCAGAAGGTGCCCAGCGCCGTCTGGATCGTCGACACCAAGAAGGAGCACATCGCCGTCGGTGAGGCGCGCAAGCTCCACATCCCGGTCGTTGCGATCCTCGACACCAACTGCGACCCCGACGAGGTCGACTACAAGATCCCGGGCAACGACGACGCGATCCGCTCCGTCACCCTGCTCACCCGCGTGATCGCCGACGCCGTCGCCGAGGGCCTCATCGCCCGTTCCGGTGTCGCGACCGGTGACTCCAAGCCGGGCGACAAGGCCGTCGGCGAGCCGCTCGCCGAGTGGGAGCGCGACCTGCTTGAGGGCGACAAGAAGTCCGACGACGCCGAGAAGCCGGCTGAGGCCGCCGCCGAGACCGCTGCGGACGACGCCCCGGCCGCTGAGGCTGAGGCCCCGGCTGCTGCGGACGAGGCCCCGGCCGCTGAGGCCGAGGCTGACGCTCCGGTCGCCGAGGCTCCGGCCGCGGACGCCGAGCAGCAGGCCTGA
- the dprA gene encoding DNA-processing protein DprA — MSDADDPDRVARAALTRVIEPGDERGGRWLREFGAPEVLARLAGPESGAVELTGATPRRLAAFRARAREAATSRDLAAIGEANGRFICPGDQEWPTQLDDLGDARPLGLWVRGRPDLRAWALRSVAIVGARACTPYGAHMAAVLGSGLAERGWVVVSGAAFGVDGAAHRGALGADGATVAVLACGVDTVYPRGHAELIGRIAEQGLLVGELPPGDHPTPSRFILRNRVIAALTRGTVVVEAQYRSGSLVTARCAQRLGRHTMGIPGPATSGLSAGVHELLRGEGVLVTDVDEIVELVGEMGELAPARRGPVLPRDLLDEVSTRVLEAVPARGAVDCARLARIAGTVPEETLGKLYGLHALGFVERHGDYWQLTDQAIRGSNARRGGS; from the coding sequence ATGTCGGATGCGGACGACCCCGATCGGGTGGCACGAGCGGCCCTCACTCGTGTGATCGAGCCCGGAGATGAGCGGGGCGGTCGATGGCTCCGGGAGTTCGGAGCCCCCGAGGTCCTGGCGAGACTCGCCGGACCCGAGTCCGGCGCAGTGGAATTGACGGGAGCCACACCGCGCCGTTTGGCAGCGTTCCGCGCGAGGGCACGGGAGGCCGCCACGAGCCGTGACCTGGCCGCCATCGGTGAAGCAAACGGTCGTTTCATCTGCCCCGGTGACCAGGAGTGGCCGACACAGCTTGATGATCTCGGGGATGCCAGACCCCTGGGACTCTGGGTCCGGGGGCGCCCCGACCTGAGGGCCTGGGCGCTACGGTCGGTGGCGATCGTCGGGGCCAGAGCCTGCACCCCCTATGGCGCACACATGGCGGCGGTGCTCGGCTCCGGGCTCGCCGAGCGCGGCTGGGTCGTGGTCTCGGGGGCCGCGTTCGGGGTGGACGGCGCAGCACACCGAGGGGCACTGGGCGCGGACGGCGCCACCGTGGCCGTGCTTGCCTGCGGGGTGGACACGGTCTATCCGCGGGGTCATGCCGAGTTGATCGGGCGGATCGCCGAACAGGGCCTGCTCGTAGGCGAGTTACCGCCTGGCGATCACCCCACGCCCAGTCGTTTCATCTTGCGCAACCGCGTCATCGCGGCGCTCACTCGGGGCACGGTGGTGGTCGAGGCCCAGTACCGCAGCGGCTCCCTGGTCACTGCCCGCTGTGCTCAGCGATTGGGGCGCCACACGATGGGGATTCCCGGCCCGGCCACCAGCGGCCTCTCCGCGGGAGTCCATGAACTCCTGCGGGGTGAGGGCGTGCTGGTTACCGACGTCGATGAAATCGTCGAACTGGTGGGGGAGATGGGCGAGCTCGCACCCGCTCGACGCGGTCCCGTGCTTCCGCGGGATCTACTGGATGAGGTGAGCACCCGGGTGCTCGAAGCGGTTCCGGCGCGAGGGGCGGTTGACTGTGCGCGACTCGCCCGGATCGCGGGGACCGTGCCGGAAGAGACGCTCGGCAAGCTCTACGGGCTGCATGCCCTGGGCTTCGTCGAACGCCATGGCGACTACTGGCAGTTGACGGATCAAGCGATCCGCGGGTCGAACGCGCGGCGAGGCGGTTCTTGA